CTTACTTCGTGATCACTATCGGTATCGCCTGGTGGTACGGGCGAGGAGCGGGTGCGGGCTACGTCGAGTTTACGCTTGCGGGGAAGAACCTCGACCTGCTCCCCTTCACGATGACGTATTTCGCCACGTTCGTCGGCGGGGGACTCACGATGGGAATTGCACAAAAGGCGTTCCTCGACGGCATCAGCGCCCAGTGGTACGCGATGACCCAAGGGATCGCTTGGATCACGATCTCGCTGGTGATCGGCTACCTCTACGCGTTCGACGTCGTCAGTGTCCCGGAACTCTTGGGGCGCGTCTTCGGACCGTCGACGAAATACTTCGCGGCTTTCGCCACGGTAATCGGGCAGATCGCGTTAACGGCGGGCCAGACGATCGGCATGGCGACGATCATCGCGACGGTCACTGAGATCCCACTTAACGTAGCGTTCTGGATGAGTACCGTCGTCTTCGTCGGGATCACGGTCTGGGGCGGGATGAATTCAGTGGCGTGGGCGGATACGCTCCACGGGATCATTATCATCGTCGGCATGGCTACCGCGATACCGATTTCACTCGCAAACACCGGCGGCGTCGGCGCAGTCACTAGCGGTCTTCCGACGGGCCATACCGACTGGTTCGGCGTGGGACTCATCCAGATCGGGACGTGGTATCTCCTGTATATCACCGTCGCCGGTGCACAGCAACACCTCCTCCAACGGACGTGGTCGGCGAAAGACGCCGACACGGCCAAGCGCGGCGTCTTTCTCGCCGGTCTCGTTATCACCGGCTACGGTATTCTGACCGCTACCGCGGGGCTAATTGCGTACGCGCAGGGCGCCGGGGTCGATTCCTCGATGGCGTTCGCGTGGACGCTACAAAATACCATGCACCCCGTTCTCGGCGGAATTCTGTTAGCCGCTGCTGTCGGAGCGGTGATGAGCGGGGCCGACTCGATGCTGCTCGCCGGCGCGACCACCTTCGTAAACGACATCTACGTGCCATGGCGGGGCGGGATGGAGAACGTTTCGCAGACGCACCTCGTGCGGGTAACGCGGGCAGTGATTCTGGTCTTCGGGATCGGCGCTGCGGTCATCGCACTCAGCGGCGTTGAAATCGTCGTTATCGACAACCTCGGAATGGGCGTCATGTCGGTGTTGTTCGCGGGCGTGCTCGCTCTGTTCTGGCAGCAGACGGATCGGCGAGCCGGTTTCCCCGGCCTGCTCGTGGGCGGAGCGGTCTTCATCGTCTGGCGGTTTCTTCTCGGGGAACCGGAATTCTTCGGCGAGGGATCGGTCGAGGCGGCAGTCCCGGGAACGCTCGCCGCACTAGTCACGATCGCCGTCCTCAGCTACGCGTGGTTCGGTAGCGAGACGTTCACAGTCGAGGAGATCCGGCACGCGGCGACACGTGACATGAACCGGTTCACCCAGCGGGATCTGATGACGAGCGATACTGATCCCGATGCGCCGTCCACGGATGATTGAACGAGGCTCGAATACTCTATACTGTGAACGGAGCGGCGTCTCGAGTCCGCCGACGAAAATCGAACGTCGAGAAACGAGTCGCCTATCGACGGGGACTGCCCTCGATCGACTACTCGCGCTTCGTTCCGCCGTCGCTCACCGGCTGGAGTTCGACGGCTTCGGCGCCCGGCGGCGTCACCGAGTCGACGATGTCCGCGACGACGTCGGCGGGCGCCACGTCGCTCAGGTCGGCGTCGGTGCTCAACACGAGCCGGTGGGCGAGGATCGACTCGGTCAGGGCCTTCACGTCGTCGGGGATGACGTACTCGCGGCCGTGGATCGCGGCCCGCGCCTTCGCGCCGTCGAGAAACGCCAGCGACGCGCGAGGCGAGGCGCCGTGGGTGACGTCGGGGTGGTCCCGGGTCGCCGCGACGAGGTCGAGGACGTACTCCTTGATCGGCTCGGCGACGTGAATTTCCGAGATGGACTCCCGCGCCGCGAGGAGGTCCGACACCGCGACGACCTGGTCGACGGTCTCGGGACCGAGGTCGGGGTCGGCGTCGAACCGCTCGAGCAACTCGCGTTCGTCCCCTCGACCGGGGATATCGACGGTGAGTTTGAACTGGAAGCGGTCGCGCTGGGCCTCCGGCAGCTCGAAGACCCCCTCCATCTCGATCGGGTTCTGCGTCGCGACGACCATGAAGGGCGTCGGTAGAGCCAGCGTCTCGCCCTCGATCGTCACGCGCCGTTCCTGCATCGCTTCGAGCAGCGCCGACTGGGTCTTCGGCGTCGCGCGGTTGATCTCGTCGGCGACGACCATGTTCGCGAAGATCGGTCCTCGCTGGAGTTCGAACGTGCCCTGGGACTCCCGGTAGACGTGGGTCCCCGTGATGTCCGCCGGCAGGATGTCCGGCGTCATCTGGATGCGGGTGTAGTCGAGGCCGGTCACGCGGGCGAACAGGTTCGCGAGCGTCGTCTTCGCGACGCCCGGAACGCCCTCGAGGAGGACGTGGCCCCGCGTAAACAGCGCGATCGTGAGGTGTTCGATCGCCGATTCGTTGCCGATCAGCACTCGGCCCATCTCCTCGCGGACGGCGTCGTAAATTCGCTCGGCGTCAGGTTCGCCCATTGGACTGCCGTCGACGGGGTCGTCGCCGTTCATTGATCGTCCGGTTCCATATCGTCACGGTTAAGCGCTGCTATCACGCGCCGGACACGATCCTCGTCCCAGTCGGGGTGGCGGTCCCGGAGCG
This portion of the Haloterrigena gelatinilytica genome encodes:
- a CDS encoding sodium:solute symporter family protein: MIDPLVAAMIAYFVITIGIAWWYGRGAGAGYVEFTLAGKNLDLLPFTMTYFATFVGGGLTMGIAQKAFLDGISAQWYAMTQGIAWITISLVIGYLYAFDVVSVPELLGRVFGPSTKYFAAFATVIGQIALTAGQTIGMATIIATVTEIPLNVAFWMSTVVFVGITVWGGMNSVAWADTLHGIIIIVGMATAIPISLANTGGVGAVTSGLPTGHTDWFGVGLIQIGTWYLLYITVAGAQQHLLQRTWSAKDADTAKRGVFLAGLVITGYGILTATAGLIAYAQGAGVDSSMAFAWTLQNTMHPVLGGILLAAAVGAVMSGADSMLLAGATTFVNDIYVPWRGGMENVSQTHLVRVTRAVILVFGIGAAVIALSGVEIVVIDNLGMGVMSVLFAGVLALFWQQTDRRAGFPGLLVGGAVFIVWRFLLGEPEFFGEGSVEAAVPGTLAALVTIAVLSYAWFGSETFTVEEIRHAATRDMNRFTQRDLMTSDTDPDAPSTDD
- a CDS encoding AAA family ATPase, producing MNGDDPVDGSPMGEPDAERIYDAVREEMGRVLIGNESAIEHLTIALFTRGHVLLEGVPGVAKTTLANLFARVTGLDYTRIQMTPDILPADITGTHVYRESQGTFELQRGPIFANMVVADEINRATPKTQSALLEAMQERRVTIEGETLALPTPFMVVATQNPIEMEGVFELPEAQRDRFQFKLTVDIPGRGDERELLERFDADPDLGPETVDQVVAVSDLLAARESISEIHVAEPIKEYVLDLVAATRDHPDVTHGASPRASLAFLDGAKARAAIHGREYVIPDDVKALTESILAHRLVLSTDADLSDVAPADVVADIVDSVTPPGAEAVELQPVSDGGTKRE